GCTTCTCCAGCGCCGCATCAGGCTGCACTTGGGTATCGATCTCTCGGTGGCTCGGCTTCGGCATCTTTCCAGTCTCTGGCTGGCCCTGAAATCTAGGTTATCTCTGACAGGGGCTGTCTAGAGGCAGGTTGACACACAGGGGGGCACGCCCATCGCACCCTACGATCAGATGATTGCTGGACACGCACGGAGCCGAGGACTCATCGTAGTGACAAACAACGTGCGCGAGTTTCAACGCGTTCCCGGTTTGCGCATCGAAGACTGGGTCGCGGTTTAGGTGGCGGCTATCAGCCCGAAGCGGAAGTTTATTTGTCGCGGCTCAACAGCTTTGCGCGGCCAAGAACCGTTGTGGCTGAACGATTTCTTTCGGATGACCGGCGTATCAACCTGGCATCACCTTGGAGCTGCGTCTATCGTCCGGTCGGTGCACAATGTCATTCTCAGCCTTCAATCCAACGCGGATCCGCTCGTGGCCAGTTCCGACCAACTCAAGGCGCTCATCAAGTCGCACATCAGTCGCGATGATGGGCAGTTCTTGTCCGTCGCGATGCAGATGGCTGCGCACGAGGCGAAGTTGGGCCACGGAAAGCTGGCCGAGGAACTACGCGAGCTGATCGACTCGGCAAAGGCCCGTGTCAGCCAAGACGCATCGGGCAAGCTGGTCGCCATCGGCAGCGCTGCCAAGCCGCGCGGCGAACTGGCCAATCTGCTGACGGCGTCTCACCCGGCTAACCGGCTGGGGGACATGGTGCTGGACGAAGTGGCTTTGAACCAGCTTCAGCGCGTTCTCAAGGAGCAGCGCCAGTTGGCACGCATCAAGGAACATGGGCTGGCGCCGCGCCGCAAGCTTCTGCTGGTCGGTCCGCCCGGCACCGGCAAGACCATGACCGCCTCTGCTTTGGCCGGCGAGCTCGGCATTCCTCTGTTCTTGGTACGACTCGATTCCCTCATCACGAAGTTCATGGGCGAAACGGCTTCGAAACTTCGGCAGGTATTCGACGCAATCTCTGATATCCGGGGCGTTTATTTCTTCGATGAGTTTGACGCGATCGGCTCGCAGCGCGGGATAGCGAATGATGTAGGCGAG
The genomic region above belongs to Gammaproteobacteria bacterium and contains:
- a CDS encoding AAA family ATPase, with amino-acid sequence MASSDQLKALIKSHISRDDGQFLSVAMQMAAHEAKLGHGKLAEELRELIDSAKARVSQDASGKLVAIGSAAKPRGELANLLTASHPANRLGDMVLDEVALNQLQRVLKEQRQLARIKEHGLAPRRKLLLVGPPGTGKTMTASALAGELGIPLFLVRLDSLITKFMGETASKLRQVFDAISDIRGVYFFDEFDAIGSQRGIANDVGEIRRILNSFLQMIEQDTSNSLIIAATNHAEILDYALFRRFDDVVEYHHPSPAQATDLICSRLGYFAPKPFRKRALLGQAEGLSHAEICRAVDAAIKDAILHDQTTVQPAELGRALEERSLISARLAQNTKHSSSHAGSTPR